One genomic region from Skermania piniformis encodes:
- the meaB gene encoding methylmalonyl Co-A mutase-associated GTPase MeaB, which translates to MSRRVGPPDVETLATAIRAGDRAGLARAITLVESTRADHRLAAQQLLLRVQPDTDGGAAALSHRVGITGVPGVGKSTFIDTLGMHLLAGGHRVAVLAVDPSSTRTGGSILGDKTRMARLAVEPNAYIRPSPTAGTLGGVAKATRETIVLLEAAGYDVIIVETVGVGQSEVTVANMVDIFCFLTLARTGDQLQGIKKGVLELADLVAVNKADGKHVHEAQSAARELSGALRLIHSRDALWRPPVLTMSGLEGAGLTDFWAEVERHRDVLTGAGEFAEKRRRQQVDWTWTMVHDQLLQRLDDNSAVREIRAAVEQQVRDGSLTPALAAQRLLSAFDNRPLRVPGPTR; encoded by the coding sequence GATCCGGGCCGGGGACCGTGCGGGGCTGGCGCGGGCGATCACGTTGGTGGAATCGACCCGGGCCGATCATCGGCTGGCGGCCCAGCAACTGCTGCTGCGGGTCCAGCCCGACACGGACGGCGGCGCGGCGGCGCTATCACACCGGGTCGGGATCACCGGCGTGCCGGGCGTAGGCAAATCGACGTTCATCGACACCCTCGGCATGCACCTGCTCGCCGGCGGGCACCGGGTGGCGGTCCTGGCGGTAGACCCGTCGTCCACCCGTACCGGTGGCTCGATCCTCGGCGACAAGACGCGAATGGCCCGGTTGGCAGTCGAGCCGAACGCCTATATCCGGCCCTCGCCGACGGCAGGCACGCTCGGCGGGGTGGCGAAGGCAACCCGGGAAACCATCGTGTTGCTGGAAGCGGCCGGCTACGACGTGATCATCGTCGAGACGGTCGGCGTCGGGCAGTCCGAGGTGACCGTGGCGAACATGGTCGACATCTTCTGCTTCCTCACCTTGGCCCGCACCGGCGACCAGCTGCAAGGGATCAAGAAGGGGGTGCTCGAGCTGGCGGATCTGGTCGCGGTGAACAAAGCCGACGGCAAACACGTGCACGAAGCGCAGTCGGCGGCCCGGGAACTGTCCGGAGCATTGCGCCTGATCCACTCCCGCGACGCGCTCTGGCGGCCCCCGGTGCTCACCATGAGCGGACTGGAAGGCGCCGGCCTGACCGATTTCTGGGCCGAAGTCGAGCGGCATCGCGACGTGCTCACCGGGGCCGGGGAGTTCGCCGAGAAGCGTCGCCGCCAGCAGGTCGACTGGACTTGGACGATGGTGCACGACCAGTTGCTGCAGCGGCTCGACGACAATTCGGCGGTCCGCGAAATCCGGGCCGCGGTGGAACAACAGGTGCGCGACGGTTCGCTCACCCCGGCGCTGGCGGCGCAACGGTTGCTGTCCGCATTCGACAATCGACCGCTCCGAGTACCCGGCCCGACCCGATAA
- a CDS encoding transposase: protein MAGRNRHSAEEIVRKLRRADELAAAGSTGEQVAAEVGVSAATLYNWRRAYGGMDTDAAKELKGLFAVVGAGWFRPGVVSVVDRGLASL from the coding sequence ATGGCTGGTCGGAATCGGCATTCCGCGGAGGAGATCGTGCGGAAGTTGCGGCGGGCGGACGAACTCGCCGCTGCCGGCAGCACCGGTGAACAGGTCGCGGCCGAGGTGGGGGTGTCGGCGGCGACGTTGTACAACTGGCGCCGCGCCTACGGCGGGATGGACACCGACGCCGCGAAGGAACTGAAGGGGCTCTTCGCAGTGGTAGGTGCGGGGTGGTTCCGGCCTGGTGTCGTGTCGGTTGTTGATCGAGGGCTCGCGTCCTTGTGA